A genome region from Mercenaria mercenaria strain notata chromosome 11, MADL_Memer_1, whole genome shotgun sequence includes the following:
- the LOC128547012 gene encoding uncharacterized protein LOC128547012 — MKRSCFFSLCGIICMIFGNVQPFDFRDEIAQGTCTALLTGTDYALAVQRTCTSTTKESCSKVCNEIGKVCYNSLHIYSVSPLKSFKYDSCSNTGCGPNFCCCSGKTPPSSHEYKAKIAQATCTGILYGTANYVSAVTRQCTSTAETCETVCTDLGKTCFNSLHLYDRKPKEVFETGSVSLKTYKYNSCTVVGCGPNFCCCSGN, encoded by the exons ATGAAACGCTCTTGCTTTTTTTCACTTTGTGGAATAATTTGCATGATTTTCG GTAACGTGCAACCATTCGATTTTCGAGATGAAATAGCACAAGGGACATGTACTGCACTTCTGACTGGAACTGATTATGCATTAGCTGTACAGAGAACTTGTACTTCCACAACTAAAGAATCCTGTTCTAAAGTCTGCAATGAAATAGG GAAAGTTTGCTACAATTCTCTGCACATATATTCCGTTTCTCCACTAAAGTCTTTCAAATACGACAGTTGCTCGAATACAGGATGTGGACCAAACTTCTGCTGTTGTTCAGGCAAAACTC CCCCATCATCACATGAGTATAAAGCCAAAATTGCGCAGGCTACTTGCACAGGTATCCTGTACGGTACAGCAAACTACGTGTCTGCAGTGACCAGACAATGTACGAGCACAGCTGAAACATGTGAGACCGTCTGTACTGATCTAGG GAAGACATGTTTCAACTCTCTCCATCTGTATGACAGAAAGCCCAAAGAGGTGTTTGAGACAGGCAGTGTGAGCCTGAAGACATATAAATACAACAGTTGTACTGTGGTGGGATGTGGACCAAACTTCTGCTGTTGTTCCGGAAACTAA
- the LOC123532088 gene encoding uncharacterized protein LOC123532088: MKATMLAVILIILGMFGYVQSFDFRDEIAQGACTSLLPGTDFTSAVQRTCTSTANESCSTVCNEIGKICYNSLHIYSVSPPKSYKYDSCSNTGCGPNFCCCSDKTPPSSLEYKVKIAQATCTGILYGTANYVSAVTRQCKSTAETTCETVCTDLGKTCFNSLHLYDRKTGSVSLKTYKYNSCTVAGCGPNFCCCSGN; encoded by the exons GTTACGTGCAATCATTCGATTTTAGAGATGAAATAGCACAAGGGGCGTGTACTTCACTTCTGCCTGGAACTGATTTTACATCGGCTGTACAGAGAACTTGTACATCCACAGCTAATGAGTCGTGTTCAACAGTCTGCAATGAAATAGG GAAAATATGCTACAATTCTCTGCACATATACTCCGTTTCTCCACCAAAGTCTTACAAGTACGACAGCTGCTCGAATACAGGATGTGGGCCAAACTTCTGCTGTTGTTCGGACAAAACTC CCCCATCATCACTTGAGTATAAAGTCAAAATTGCGCAGGCTACTTGCACAGGTATCCTGTACGGTACAGCAAACTACGTGTCTGCAGTGACTAGACAATGTAAGAGCACAGCTGAAACTACATGTGAGACAGTCTGTACTGATCTAGG gaaGACATGTTTCAACTCTCTCCATCTGTATGACAGAAAGACAGGCAGTGTTAGCCTGAAAACCTACAAATACAACAGTTGTACTGTGGCAGGATGTGGACCAAACTTCTGCTGCTGTTCAGGCAACTAA